One stretch of Girardinichthys multiradiatus isolate DD_20200921_A chromosome 2, DD_fGirMul_XY1, whole genome shotgun sequence DNA includes these proteins:
- the polg gene encoding DNA polymerase subunit gamma-1 isoform X2 produces MLHLLRCPLQRTFFSPRWRCPRSFYSTRPCSLQGEEATETRLNPLNIQMLSRNLHEQIFRGVEPEYSEEAVERSVKHLQNHSLWGKETSLLPDVELKLPRMYGKNIDEHFRILAEKQSLPYLEAATKLQWADLPPMPQEWSWEIGWTRYGPAGESEKVDFPDESALVFDVEVCTTEGQCPTLAVALSPTNWYSWCSKRLIEERYSWSNQLTLADLIPLETPFNSSRPPRGQLKERLIVGHNVSFDRSYIKEQYLLKGSKARFMDTMSLHMAISGLTGFQRTLWMTNKLGKKRGLQEVKEHIKKAGQKREGPTIGSWDWVNISSINNLADVHALYVGGPRLQKEARDIFVKGTMVDVRNNFQELMQYCALDVEATHKVFTEQLPLFMERCPHPVTFAGMLEMGVSYLPINQNWGRYLEDSQDVYEELQREMKKSLMTLADDACQLLQDDRYKEDPWLWDLEWDVQEFKQKKIAANKRKNSKKAAEAKVSTLLPDWEDDPGPPSEEEMAGLCPSKLAVEKLKETLNRLPKRRQHLPGHPAWYRKLCEKISEDNWSPGASLISLQMRLTPKLMGLTWDGFPLHYTEKHGWGYLVPGRRDNLNSQEENQEYLCPHRAIEKVYQEYCEQNSKEQPEYLNPSDELIWTDSTVWTKMEELSSLEHFPEENGASVVKYGKKLKTPSQDPHFVSEGSHCHYHHGNGPYYDVDIPGCWFFKLPHKDGNHNNVGSPFSKDFLAKMEDGTLRAGRGGTNATRALEINKMMSFWRNAHKRINSQMVLWLRKGELPHNVSRHKDYDEEGQYGAILPQVITAGTVTRRAVEPTWLTASNARRDRVGSELKAMVQVPPGYHLVGADVDSQELWIAAVLGEAHFAGMHGSTAFGWMTLQGKKSQGTDLHSRTADAVGISREHAKVFNYGRIYGAGQPFAERLLMQFNHRLNQTEAASKARQMYALTKGVRRYHLSEEGEWLVNELGIDVQREENGSISLEELRRISRLASQSSRRKKWDVVSKRVWAGGTESDMFNKLESIAHSAQPATPVLGCRISRALEPKAVKDEFITSRVNWTVQSSAVDYLHLMLVAMKWLFEEYNIDGRFCISIHDEVRYLVRSEDRYRAALALQITNLLTRCVFAHALGMQDLPQSVAFFSAVDIDQCLRKEVTMDCVTPSNPTGLERRYGIPPVLDSPL; encoded by the exons ATGTTGCATTTGTTACGCTGTCCTCTCCAGAGGACTTTTTTCTCTCCGCGATGGAGATGTCCAAGGTCATTCTATTCCACCAGACCTTGCTCACTACAGGGCGAGGAAGCGACAGAGACCCGCCTGAACCCCCTTAACATCCAGATGCTTTCCAGAAACCTCCATGAGCAAATCTTTCGTGGTGTTGAGCCAGAGTATAGTGAGGAAGCTGTGGAgcgtagtgtaaagcacttgcAGAATCACAGTCTCTGGGGGAAGGAAACTTCACTGCTGCCAGATGTGGAGCTTAAACTTCCTCGGATGTATGGAAAAAACATAGATGAGCACTTTCGCATTTTGGCTGAGAAGCAGAGCCTTCCCTACCTTGAGGCCGCCACGAAGCTGCAGTGGGCCGACCTGCCACCCATGCCTCAGGAATGGAGCTGGGAGATAGGCTGGACCCGCTATGGGCCCGCCGGGGAAAGTGAAAAAGTGGATTTCCCAGATGAGTCTGCATTAGTGTTTGATGTGGAGGTGTGCACAACGGAGGGACAGTGCCCTACGCTGGCGGTGGCTCTTTCTCCCACCAACTG GTACTCCTGGTGCAGTAAGCGTCTAATTGAGGAGCGATACTCTTGGTCAAACCAACTCACTCTCGCAGACCTCATTCCCCTAGAGACACCATTTAACTCTTCCCGCCCTCCAAGGGGCCAGTTGAAGGAGAGGCTCATAGTGGGCCACAATGTTAGTTTTGACAGATCTTACATCAAGGAGCAGTATCTTCTAAAG GGTTCAAAGGCACGCTTCATGGACACCATGAGCCTTCATATGGCCATCTCTGGGTTAACGGGCTTCCAGCGCACCCTGTGGATGACCAATAAGCTGGGAAAAAAGAGGGGCCTTCAGGAAGTTAAGGAGCACATTaagaaagctggacagaaaaGGGAAGGCCCAACG ATTGGCTCCTGGGACTGGGTGAACATTAGCAGCATTAACAATCTGGCCGATGTCCATGCTCTATATGTGGGGGGTCCGCGCCTGCAGAAAGAGGCCAGAGACATCTTTGTGAAAGGAACAATGGTTGATGTCAGGAACAACTTCCAG GAGCTGATGCAGTATTGTGCTTTGGATGTTGAAGCCACACATAAGgtcttcacagagcagctgcccCTCTTCATGGAGAG GTGTCCACATCCAGTGACGTTTGCTGGGATGCTGGAGATGGGTGTCAGCTACCTTCCCATCAATCAGAACTGGGGCCGGTACCTGGAGGACTCTCAGGATGTTTACGAAGAGCTCCAGAGGGAGATGAAGAAGTCTCTGATGACTCTAGCAGACGATGCCTGTCAGCTTCTGCAGGATGACAG GTACAAAGAAGACCCCTGGCTTTGGGATCTTGAGTGGGATGTTCAGGAGTTTAAGCAGAAGAAAATTGCTGCTAACAAGAGGAAAAACTCCAAAAAAGCAGCTGAAGCAAAGGTTTCCACtcttcttccagactgggaAGATG ACCCAGGTCCACCATCTGAGGAGGAGATGGCAGGTCTTTGCCCCAGCAAGCTTGCAGTTGAGAAACTCAAGGAAACACTGAATCGTCTTCCCAAGAGAAGGCAACATCTTCCTGGACATCCAGC GTGGTATCGTAAGTTGTGTGAGAAGATATCTGAGGACAACTGGTCACCTGGAGCCAGCCTCATTAGCCTGCAGATGAGATTGACCCCGAAGCTGATGGGTCTGACGTGGGACGGTTTCCCCCTGCATTACACAGAGAAACATGGTTGGGGATATCTGGTACCTGGACGGAGGGACAATCTGAATTCTCAGGAGGAAAATCAGGAGTATTTGTGCCCACACAG AGCTATCGAAAAGGTATACCAAGAGTATTGTGAGCAGAACAGCAAGGAGCAGCCTGAGTATCTGAACCCTTCAGATGAGCTCATATGGACTGACAGCACGGTGTGGACAAAG ATGGAGGAGCTGAGCTCTTTGGAACATTTCCCAGAAGAAAACGGAGCCAGTGTTGTAAAATatgggaaaaagttaaagacG CCATCCCAAGACCCACATTTTGTCAGTGAGGGGAGTCACTGCCACTATCACCATGGAAACGGCCCCTACTATGACGTAGATATTCCAGGTTGCtggttttttaaattacctcacAAG GACGGGAATCACAACAATGTTGGCAGCCCCTTTTCAAAGGACTTCTTGGCTAAAATGGAGGATGGTACTTTAAGAGCAGGTAGAGGTGGAACCAACGCAACACGAGCTCTGGAGATCAACAAGATGATGTCCTTCTGGAGGAATGCTCACAAACGCATAAA TTCTCAGATGGTGTTGTGGCTGAGAAAAGGAGAGCTTCCACATAATGTCAGCAG GCATAAGGACTATGATGAAGAGGGCCAGTATGGTGCCATATTGCCTCAGGTCATCACAGCTGGGACGGTAACCCGCAGGGCTGTGGAGCCAACATGGCTGACCGCCAGTAACGCCCGG AGGGACCGGGTAGGCAGTGAACTAAAAGCCATGGTACAGGTACCACCTGGATATCACCTGGTTGGAGCAGACGTAGACTCTCAGGAATTATGGATTGCTGCTGTACTTGGAGAGGCTCACTTCGCTGGCATGCATG GTAGCACAGCATTTGGCTGGATGACCCTTCAGGGAAAAAAGAGTCAGGGCACTGACCTGCACAGCAGGACAGCAGACGCTGTGGGCATCAGCAGAGAACATGCCAAGGTGTTCAACTACGGGCGAATATATGGTGCAGGACAGCCGTTTGCTGAGAGGCTGCTGATGCAGTTCAACCACCGCCTCAATCAGACAGAAGCTGCCAGTAAGGCCCGGCAGATGTATGCCTTAACCAAGGGGGTACGCAG ATACCATCTATCAGAGGAGGGCGAGTGGCTCGTCAATGAACTGGGCATAGATGTGCAAAGGGAGGAGAATGGAAGCATCTCATTGGAGGAGCTGCGGAGAATCAGTAGACTTGCATCTCAGAG CTCTCGGCGAAAGAAGTGGGATGTTGTCAGCAAACGAGTCTGGGCAGGAGGTACGGAGTCAGACATGTTCAATAAACTGGAGAGTATAGCTCATTCAGCCCAGCCGGCCACTCCTGTTCTAGGCTGCAGGATCAGCAGAGCTCTGGAGCCCAAGGCTGTAAAAGATGAG TTTATCACAAGCAGAGTGAACTGGACTGTCCAGAGCTCCGCGGTGGACTACCTGCACCTGATGCTGGTGGCCATGAAGTGGCTCTTTGAGGAGTACAACATCGACGGCCGTTTCTGCATCAGCATCCACGACGAAGTGCGCTACCTCGTTCGCAGCGAAGACCGTTACAGAGCTGCGCTGGCGCTACAAATCACAAACCTGCTCACGAG GTGTGTGTTTGCCCATGCATTAGGCATGCAGGACCTTCCACAGTCAGTGGCATTCTTTAGCGCGGTGGACATTGATCAGTGTCTGAGGAAGGAGGTTACCATGGACTGTGTGACTCCTTCCAACCCCACCGGTCTGGAAAGGAGATATGGTATTCCACCTG TGCTGGATTCTCCACTCTAA
- the polg gene encoding DNA polymerase subunit gamma-1 isoform X1, translated as MLHLLRCPLQRTFFSPRWRCPRSFYSTRPCSLQGEEATETRLNPLNIQMLSRNLHEQIFRGVEPEYSEEAVERSVKHLQNHSLWGKETSLLPDVELKLPRMYGKNIDEHFRILAEKQSLPYLEAATKLQWADLPPMPQEWSWEIGWTRYGPAGESEKVDFPDESALVFDVEVCTTEGQCPTLAVALSPTNWYSWCSKRLIEERYSWSNQLTLADLIPLETPFNSSRPPRGQLKERLIVGHNVSFDRSYIKEQYLLKGSKARFMDTMSLHMAISGLTGFQRTLWMTNKLGKKRGLQEVKEHIKKAGQKREGPTIGSWDWVNISSINNLADVHALYVGGPRLQKEARDIFVKGTMVDVRNNFQELMQYCALDVEATHKVFTEQLPLFMERCPHPVTFAGMLEMGVSYLPINQNWGRYLEDSQDVYEELQREMKKSLMTLADDACQLLQDDRYKEDPWLWDLEWDVQEFKQKKIAANKRKNSKKAAEAKVSTLLPDWEDDPGPPSEEEMAGLCPSKLAVEKLKETLNRLPKRRQHLPGHPAWYRKLCEKISEDNWSPGASLISLQMRLTPKLMGLTWDGFPLHYTEKHGWGYLVPGRRDNLNSQEENQEYLCPHRAIEKVYQEYCEQNSKEQPEYLNPSDELIWTDSTVWTKMEELSSLEHFPEENGASVVKYGKKLKTPSQDPHFVSEGSHCHYHHGNGPYYDVDIPGCWFFKLPHKDGNHNNVGSPFSKDFLAKMEDGTLRAGRGGTNATRALEINKMMSFWRNAHKRINSQMVLWLRKGELPHNVSRHKDYDEEGQYGAILPQVITAGTVTRRAVEPTWLTASNARRDRVGSELKAMVQVPPGYHLVGADVDSQELWIAAVLGEAHFAGMHGSTAFGWMTLQGKKSQGTDLHSRTADAVGISREHAKVFNYGRIYGAGQPFAERLLMQFNHRLNQTEAASKARQMYALTKGVRRYHLSEEGEWLVNELGIDVQREENGSISLEELRRISRLASQSSRRKKWDVVSKRVWAGGTESDMFNKLESIAHSAQPATPVLGCRISRALEPKAVKDEFITSRVNWTVQSSAVDYLHLMLVAMKWLFEEYNIDGRFCISIHDEVRYLVRSEDRYRAALALQITNLLTRCVFAHALGMQDLPQSVAFFSAVDIDQCLRKEVTMDCVTPSNPTGLERRYGIPPGEALDIYQIISNNKGSLSKGR; from the exons ATGTTGCATTTGTTACGCTGTCCTCTCCAGAGGACTTTTTTCTCTCCGCGATGGAGATGTCCAAGGTCATTCTATTCCACCAGACCTTGCTCACTACAGGGCGAGGAAGCGACAGAGACCCGCCTGAACCCCCTTAACATCCAGATGCTTTCCAGAAACCTCCATGAGCAAATCTTTCGTGGTGTTGAGCCAGAGTATAGTGAGGAAGCTGTGGAgcgtagtgtaaagcacttgcAGAATCACAGTCTCTGGGGGAAGGAAACTTCACTGCTGCCAGATGTGGAGCTTAAACTTCCTCGGATGTATGGAAAAAACATAGATGAGCACTTTCGCATTTTGGCTGAGAAGCAGAGCCTTCCCTACCTTGAGGCCGCCACGAAGCTGCAGTGGGCCGACCTGCCACCCATGCCTCAGGAATGGAGCTGGGAGATAGGCTGGACCCGCTATGGGCCCGCCGGGGAAAGTGAAAAAGTGGATTTCCCAGATGAGTCTGCATTAGTGTTTGATGTGGAGGTGTGCACAACGGAGGGACAGTGCCCTACGCTGGCGGTGGCTCTTTCTCCCACCAACTG GTACTCCTGGTGCAGTAAGCGTCTAATTGAGGAGCGATACTCTTGGTCAAACCAACTCACTCTCGCAGACCTCATTCCCCTAGAGACACCATTTAACTCTTCCCGCCCTCCAAGGGGCCAGTTGAAGGAGAGGCTCATAGTGGGCCACAATGTTAGTTTTGACAGATCTTACATCAAGGAGCAGTATCTTCTAAAG GGTTCAAAGGCACGCTTCATGGACACCATGAGCCTTCATATGGCCATCTCTGGGTTAACGGGCTTCCAGCGCACCCTGTGGATGACCAATAAGCTGGGAAAAAAGAGGGGCCTTCAGGAAGTTAAGGAGCACATTaagaaagctggacagaaaaGGGAAGGCCCAACG ATTGGCTCCTGGGACTGGGTGAACATTAGCAGCATTAACAATCTGGCCGATGTCCATGCTCTATATGTGGGGGGTCCGCGCCTGCAGAAAGAGGCCAGAGACATCTTTGTGAAAGGAACAATGGTTGATGTCAGGAACAACTTCCAG GAGCTGATGCAGTATTGTGCTTTGGATGTTGAAGCCACACATAAGgtcttcacagagcagctgcccCTCTTCATGGAGAG GTGTCCACATCCAGTGACGTTTGCTGGGATGCTGGAGATGGGTGTCAGCTACCTTCCCATCAATCAGAACTGGGGCCGGTACCTGGAGGACTCTCAGGATGTTTACGAAGAGCTCCAGAGGGAGATGAAGAAGTCTCTGATGACTCTAGCAGACGATGCCTGTCAGCTTCTGCAGGATGACAG GTACAAAGAAGACCCCTGGCTTTGGGATCTTGAGTGGGATGTTCAGGAGTTTAAGCAGAAGAAAATTGCTGCTAACAAGAGGAAAAACTCCAAAAAAGCAGCTGAAGCAAAGGTTTCCACtcttcttccagactgggaAGATG ACCCAGGTCCACCATCTGAGGAGGAGATGGCAGGTCTTTGCCCCAGCAAGCTTGCAGTTGAGAAACTCAAGGAAACACTGAATCGTCTTCCCAAGAGAAGGCAACATCTTCCTGGACATCCAGC GTGGTATCGTAAGTTGTGTGAGAAGATATCTGAGGACAACTGGTCACCTGGAGCCAGCCTCATTAGCCTGCAGATGAGATTGACCCCGAAGCTGATGGGTCTGACGTGGGACGGTTTCCCCCTGCATTACACAGAGAAACATGGTTGGGGATATCTGGTACCTGGACGGAGGGACAATCTGAATTCTCAGGAGGAAAATCAGGAGTATTTGTGCCCACACAG AGCTATCGAAAAGGTATACCAAGAGTATTGTGAGCAGAACAGCAAGGAGCAGCCTGAGTATCTGAACCCTTCAGATGAGCTCATATGGACTGACAGCACGGTGTGGACAAAG ATGGAGGAGCTGAGCTCTTTGGAACATTTCCCAGAAGAAAACGGAGCCAGTGTTGTAAAATatgggaaaaagttaaagacG CCATCCCAAGACCCACATTTTGTCAGTGAGGGGAGTCACTGCCACTATCACCATGGAAACGGCCCCTACTATGACGTAGATATTCCAGGTTGCtggttttttaaattacctcacAAG GACGGGAATCACAACAATGTTGGCAGCCCCTTTTCAAAGGACTTCTTGGCTAAAATGGAGGATGGTACTTTAAGAGCAGGTAGAGGTGGAACCAACGCAACACGAGCTCTGGAGATCAACAAGATGATGTCCTTCTGGAGGAATGCTCACAAACGCATAAA TTCTCAGATGGTGTTGTGGCTGAGAAAAGGAGAGCTTCCACATAATGTCAGCAG GCATAAGGACTATGATGAAGAGGGCCAGTATGGTGCCATATTGCCTCAGGTCATCACAGCTGGGACGGTAACCCGCAGGGCTGTGGAGCCAACATGGCTGACCGCCAGTAACGCCCGG AGGGACCGGGTAGGCAGTGAACTAAAAGCCATGGTACAGGTACCACCTGGATATCACCTGGTTGGAGCAGACGTAGACTCTCAGGAATTATGGATTGCTGCTGTACTTGGAGAGGCTCACTTCGCTGGCATGCATG GTAGCACAGCATTTGGCTGGATGACCCTTCAGGGAAAAAAGAGTCAGGGCACTGACCTGCACAGCAGGACAGCAGACGCTGTGGGCATCAGCAGAGAACATGCCAAGGTGTTCAACTACGGGCGAATATATGGTGCAGGACAGCCGTTTGCTGAGAGGCTGCTGATGCAGTTCAACCACCGCCTCAATCAGACAGAAGCTGCCAGTAAGGCCCGGCAGATGTATGCCTTAACCAAGGGGGTACGCAG ATACCATCTATCAGAGGAGGGCGAGTGGCTCGTCAATGAACTGGGCATAGATGTGCAAAGGGAGGAGAATGGAAGCATCTCATTGGAGGAGCTGCGGAGAATCAGTAGACTTGCATCTCAGAG CTCTCGGCGAAAGAAGTGGGATGTTGTCAGCAAACGAGTCTGGGCAGGAGGTACGGAGTCAGACATGTTCAATAAACTGGAGAGTATAGCTCATTCAGCCCAGCCGGCCACTCCTGTTCTAGGCTGCAGGATCAGCAGAGCTCTGGAGCCCAAGGCTGTAAAAGATGAG TTTATCACAAGCAGAGTGAACTGGACTGTCCAGAGCTCCGCGGTGGACTACCTGCACCTGATGCTGGTGGCCATGAAGTGGCTCTTTGAGGAGTACAACATCGACGGCCGTTTCTGCATCAGCATCCACGACGAAGTGCGCTACCTCGTTCGCAGCGAAGACCGTTACAGAGCTGCGCTGGCGCTACAAATCACAAACCTGCTCACGAG GTGTGTGTTTGCCCATGCATTAGGCATGCAGGACCTTCCACAGTCAGTGGCATTCTTTAGCGCGGTGGACATTGATCAGTGTCTGAGGAAGGAGGTTACCATGGACTGTGTGACTCCTTCCAACCCCACCGGTCTGGAAAGGAGATATGGTATTCCACCTG GTGAGGCCTTGGACATCTACCAAATCATCAGCAACAACAAAGGCTCTTTGAGCAAAGGAAGGTAG